One stretch of Candidatus Binatia bacterium DNA includes these proteins:
- a CDS encoding sulfurtransferase: protein MKHSPGFLRLVDNARKNIREVSIEEVKGMIERGEEFVLLDVREHGEWMQGHLPRARHLCKGVLERDIEALCPDAATPIVLYCGGGYRSALAAESLQRMGYTRVASMWGGWRAWLEAGYPVEK, encoded by the coding sequence GTGAAACACTCTCCTGGGTTTCTGCGGCTTGTGGACAATGCGCGAAAAAACATTCGCGAAGTGAGCATCGAAGAAGTCAAAGGGATGATCGAGCGCGGCGAGGAGTTCGTGCTTCTGGATGTGCGCGAGCACGGTGAGTGGATGCAAGGGCATCTCCCCCGCGCTCGGCACCTTTGCAAGGGCGTGTTGGAACGCGACATCGAGGCGTTGTGCCCCGATGCCGCAACTCCCATCGTGCTTTATTGCGGCGGCGGCTACCGTTCGGCATTAGCGGCGGAAAGCTTGCAGCGAATGGGCTACACGCGGGTGGCTTCCATGTGGGGCGGCTGGCGCGCGTGGTTGGAAGCGGGTTATCCCGTCGAGAAGTGA
- a CDS encoding short-chain dehydrogenase: MSKAELHPALTVFAPDLFRGRTALVTGGGRGIGRAIALAFARLGANVIVAARTPDLLEQTARDIAELGAEALAVPTNIREVNQVENLVARSLQRFGAIDFLVNNAGGQFPARPLDISDRGWRAVVDLNLNGTWNMLNRVGRHMIERGFGAVVNIVHIYSFERGAPAFAHSGAARAGVVNLTRTLAYYWARRGVTVNALAPGTVSTRGLREEEFSRAEVSDYEALAVRDIPAHRLADPEEIAAAVVFLCSPAARYINGAVLVVDGALSLDNWTPMWDPEAF, translated from the coding sequence GTGAGTAAGGCCGAACTCCATCCGGCTCTCACGGTATTCGCCCCGGACTTGTTTCGCGGGCGGACTGCGCTGGTGACGGGCGGTGGCCGAGGCATCGGGCGCGCCATCGCGCTCGCTTTTGCCAGACTCGGTGCCAACGTCATTGTCGCGGCTCGCACCCCCGATCTTCTAGAGCAAACCGCTCGGGATATCGCAGAGCTCGGCGCCGAGGCTTTGGCCGTACCCACAAATATTCGTGAAGTGAACCAAGTGGAAAACCTCGTGGCGCGATCGCTCCAACGCTTTGGCGCCATTGACTTCCTGGTGAACAATGCCGGCGGCCAGTTCCCCGCGCGCCCGCTGGACATTAGCGACCGCGGGTGGCGGGCGGTGGTGGACCTCAACCTCAATGGCACCTGGAATATGTTGAATCGGGTCGGCCGCCACATGATCGAGCGCGGCTTCGGGGCAGTGGTCAATATCGTTCACATTTATTCCTTCGAGCGCGGCGCCCCCGCCTTTGCGCACTCCGGGGCGGCACGGGCAGGAGTGGTCAACTTGACCCGCACCCTTGCGTACTACTGGGCTCGGCGCGGCGTGACCGTCAATGCCCTGGCGCCGGGCACCGTTTCCACCCGTGGTTTGCGGGAAGAAGAGTTCAGCCGCGCGGAAGTCAGCGATTACGAGGCCTTGGCCGTGCGCGACATTCCAGCACACCGCCTAGCAGACCCCGAGGAGATCGCCGCTGCTGTAGTTTTCTTATGCTCCCCGGCCGCACGTTACATCAATGGTGCCGTGCTCGTGGTAGACGGCGCGTTGTCGCTCGACAACTGGACTCCCATGTGGGACCCAGAGGCCTTCTAG
- a CDS encoding carbonic anhydrase — protein sequence MTADSLQVLFENNRKWAASMTQRDPEFFLRLSRQQAPQYLWIGCADSRVPANEIVGLLPGEIFVHRNVANIVLHADLNCLSVLQYAVEVLRVKHIIVCGHYGCGGVAHAMGHGELGLIDNWLRCIKDLYLQHAAELDALDEPARLRRLCELNVRQQVANTCHTTIVQKAWASGQELTVHGLIYDIRDGLLHDLGVSTQAAAQVPPIYRLCA from the coding sequence ATGACGGCAGATTCGTTGCAGGTGCTGTTCGAAAACAATCGCAAATGGGCAGCCTCGATGACCCAGCGCGACCCGGAATTCTTTTTGCGCCTGTCGCGCCAGCAGGCCCCGCAGTATTTATGGATCGGCTGTGCGGATAGCCGCGTTCCAGCGAACGAGATTGTCGGGCTTTTGCCCGGAGAAATCTTCGTCCATCGCAATGTCGCGAACATTGTCTTGCACGCCGATCTCAATTGCCTGTCGGTGTTGCAATACGCAGTGGAAGTTTTGCGGGTGAAGCACATCATCGTGTGCGGGCACTACGGCTGCGGTGGCGTGGCTCACGCGATGGGCCACGGGGAGCTCGGCCTGATCGACAACTGGCTGCGCTGCATCAAAGACTTGTACCTGCAGCACGCGGCAGAGTTGGATGCGCTCGACGAGCCCGCGCGGCTGCGGCGGTTGTGCGAGCTCAATGTCCGCCAGCAAGTGGCAAACACCTGCCACACGACGATCGTGCAAAAAGCGTGGGCGAGCGGGCAGGAGCTCACTGTCCACGGCCTGATTTACGACATTCGGGACGGTCTCTTGCACGACCTCGGAGTGAGCACCCAGGCTGCCGCGCAGGTGCCCCCAATTTACCGCCTCTGCGCTTGA
- a CDS encoding serine/threonine dehydratase, whose protein sequence is MPEITLADVREAAGRIAASIHRTPLLSCAGLSDAAHCQLWFKCEQFQRTGSFKFRGACNAVFSLPADALSRGVVTHSSGNHAQAVARAARLRGAPAFVVMPRNSARCKEEATRAYGAEVLHCAATMADRERVAAEVQRRTGAHLIHPYDDPRVIAGQGTVGLELLEQLPDVDIVVVPVGGGGLASGVSVAIHALKPTVRIFAAEPEGAGDAAQSLRSGILQRCDRPVTIADGLRAQLSERTFGILRAHLDSVVLVPEEAIVRAMRQLWERTKWLVEPSAAVAFAALFQPPLDRIRRGQRVVVILTGGNVDLDRLPWNEGPLTAAGNNLTQ, encoded by the coding sequence ATGCCGGAAATCACATTAGCCGACGTTCGCGAAGCCGCCGGACGCATCGCTGCCTCGATCCATCGCACCCCCCTCCTTTCCTGTGCGGGTTTGAGCGACGCGGCGCATTGCCAACTGTGGTTCAAGTGCGAGCAGTTTCAACGCACCGGCTCGTTTAAATTCCGCGGGGCCTGCAATGCGGTATTTTCCTTGCCGGCGGATGCCTTGTCTCGCGGCGTGGTGACGCATAGCTCCGGAAACCATGCCCAGGCAGTGGCCCGCGCGGCACGACTGCGCGGCGCACCGGCGTTTGTCGTCATGCCCCGCAACTCGGCACGGTGCAAGGAAGAAGCAACGCGCGCGTACGGCGCAGAAGTCCTTCACTGCGCTGCCACCATGGCCGATCGCGAACGTGTCGCTGCAGAAGTGCAGCGCCGAACAGGCGCGCACTTGATCCACCCCTACGACGACCCGCGCGTGATCGCGGGACAAGGTACGGTTGGTCTCGAGCTACTGGAACAGTTGCCCGACGTGGACATTGTCGTGGTTCCCGTGGGCGGCGGCGGACTCGCCAGCGGGGTGTCGGTGGCAATCCACGCTTTGAAGCCTACCGTTCGAATTTTTGCTGCCGAACCGGAAGGGGCTGGCGATGCAGCACAGTCACTGCGAAGCGGTATCCTACAAAGATGCGACCGCCCCGTGACGATCGCCGATGGCTTGCGAGCACAATTGAGCGAGCGCACCTTCGGCATATTACGAGCGCATCTCGACAGCGTCGTGCTCGTTCCGGAGGAAGCCATCGTGCGAGCCATGCGCCAATTGTGGGAGCGCACGAAGTGGCTCGTCGAACCGAGCGCAGCCGTTGCGTTTGCGGCTCTCTTCCAGCCGCCGCTCGATCGGATCCGCCGCGGGCAGCGGGTTGTCGTCATTTTGACCGGCGGCAACGTGGACCTCGATCGCTTACCATGGAACGAAGGGCCGCTGACTGCGGCCGGCAACAATCTCACCCAATAG